A single region of the Gemmata palustris genome encodes:
- a CDS encoding citrate synthase translates to MSTEVEYKPGLEDVPAAKSAVSFLDGKKAVLEYRGIPVEVLAKESSFEEVSWLLIKGDLPTQKQLAEFDHDLRQRRAIHFRLKDLIKCMPADGHPMDALHATVAALGMFYPSHTVGDPAKNWEASCRLIAAMPTLVAAFARTRRGEEIIDPRSDLDHAGNFYYMLFGKEPSPATRKVLDACLILHAEHQMNASTFTARVTGSTLATPYQTIASAIGSLSGPLHGGANEEALRQFEEIGGPEKAKPWIEAKRAVDPKYKVMGLGHRVYKVKDARATVLQEIAEHVFAETSRPKAYETALELERICAGIYGPKGIYPNVDYYSGVVYQALGIPTDVFTPIFAIARVAGWLAHWTEQLVGNRIFRPEQISIGKTDVKYVPLEQRA, encoded by the coding sequence ATGAGCACCGAAGTCGAATACAAACCGGGCCTTGAGGACGTTCCGGCCGCGAAATCCGCGGTCAGTTTCCTCGACGGCAAGAAAGCGGTGCTGGAGTACCGCGGCATCCCGGTCGAGGTGCTCGCGAAGGAGAGCAGCTTCGAGGAAGTCTCGTGGTTGCTCATCAAGGGCGATCTGCCCACGCAAAAGCAACTCGCCGAGTTCGATCACGACCTGCGCCAGCGCCGGGCCATTCACTTCCGACTCAAAGACCTCATCAAGTGCATGCCGGCCGACGGGCACCCGATGGACGCGCTGCACGCGACCGTCGCCGCGCTGGGCATGTTCTACCCGTCGCACACCGTGGGCGACCCGGCCAAGAACTGGGAAGCGTCGTGCCGGCTGATCGCGGCCATGCCGACGCTCGTCGCGGCGTTCGCCCGCACGCGCCGGGGCGAAGAAATCATCGACCCGCGGAGCGACCTCGACCACGCCGGCAACTTCTACTACATGCTCTTCGGCAAGGAGCCGTCGCCCGCCACCCGCAAGGTGCTCGATGCGTGCCTGATCCTGCACGCCGAGCACCAGATGAACGCGAGCACGTTCACCGCGCGCGTCACCGGGTCCACCCTGGCGACGCCGTACCAGACGATCGCGTCCGCGATCGGGTCGCTGTCCGGCCCGCTCCACGGCGGCGCGAACGAGGAGGCATTGCGGCAGTTCGAGGAGATCGGCGGCCCCGAAAAAGCGAAGCCGTGGATCGAGGCCAAGCGCGCCGTGGACCCGAAGTACAAGGTGATGGGGCTCGGGCACCGGGTGTACAAGGTGAAGGACGCCCGCGCGACCGTGCTGCAGGAGATCGCGGAGCACGTGTTCGCCGAAACGAGCCGGCCGAAGGCCTACGAAACGGCCCTCGAACTGGAGCGCATCTGCGCCGGCATCTACGGGCCGAAGGGCATCTACCCGAACGTGGACTACTACTCCGGCGTGGTGTACCAGGCGCTCGGCATCCCGACCGACGTGTTCACGCCGATCTTCGCCATCGCCCGCGTCGCGGGGTGGCTCGCGCACTGGACGGAACAGCTCGTCGGCAACCGCATCTTCCGCCCGGAACAGATTTCCATCGGCAAGACGGACGTGAAGTACGTCCCGCTCGAACAGCGCGCGTGA
- a CDS encoding DinB family protein: MSRLSEALEQIDFARRYTRERVDTVPLADWFTVPPGGVSHMAWQVGHTASSEYRLCLERLRVRTTGDEVLIPDGFLKVFSRESLPAAVTGYTAEEIRAVYDRVHARVLEELAGYPDADLDLPPLKPHPLFHTRIAALRYAPLHEMIHCGQIAMIRRMLGQAPIW; the protein is encoded by the coding sequence ATGTCTCGTCTGTCAGAAGCGCTCGAACAGATCGATTTCGCCCGGCGCTACACGCGCGAGCGCGTCGATACGGTTCCGCTCGCGGACTGGTTCACGGTCCCGCCCGGTGGCGTTTCGCACATGGCGTGGCAGGTCGGGCACACGGCGTCGTCCGAGTACCGGCTCTGCCTCGAGCGGCTCCGCGTGCGCACGACAGGCGATGAGGTGCTGATCCCCGACGGGTTTCTCAAGGTATTCAGTCGGGAATCACTGCCCGCAGCCGTGACCGGCTACACCGCTGAAGAGATCCGCGCCGTCTACGATCGCGTTCATGCCCGCGTGCTGGAAGAGTTGGCGGGCTACCCGGACGCGGACCTCGATTTGCCGCCGCTGAAACCGCACCCGCTGTTCCACACGCGGATCGCGGCACTGCGCTACGCCCCGCTGCACGAGATGATCCACTGCGGGCAGATCGCGATGATTCGCCGGATGCTCGGCCAAGCGCCCATCTGGTGA